The Vicia villosa cultivar HV-30 ecotype Madison, WI unplaced genomic scaffold, Vvil1.0 ctg.001135F_1_1, whole genome shotgun sequence genomic sequence AGAGTTTGAAAGAGGTCTATTTATCTGAAGCGTCAATCTTCTCTAAACAATAACATCTGAAGGGAGTAGTAATGGGATAGTAAATTCAACCATTCCAATGTTTGATGGTAGCTATGGTCACTGAAATGTGTTGATGGATAATTTTGAGATGAAAGGAATAATGGGAACTAATTGAGGAAGAAATTCAAAAAGTAAGGGAAGAAGTAACCCTAACTGAAGCACAACTAAAGGAAATAAAAAACTTGAAGTTGACAAATTTAAAGACAAGAAATTACTTGTATCAAGCAATTTAATGAGTTGTTCTTGAGACTATTCTCAAGAAGGATATTGCCAAATTATTTATCGTGAATTTTAGTAAACAAGTGTTAGTCTTTAAAAAAGTTACTTGCAAGATCGACTGTTAATCCTATGACATATGTGCATAAACTCTTAAAAGTATGTTTGATTATTGTATAAGATGTAAATTGATTCTAACTTGTTATATGAAACAAAGAAAGTAAATTTGCAAAAAAGATAAAGGATTTCGACGTGGTCAAAATCTTTGTAAAAGGCGGTGTAAAAAGAAATTGAATTACTGGAAAACATTGATTAAATATGTAAAGAGTGATGTTCATAATCATACATATTCACTCAATTGACTCATTTCTCACTTTTCACTTGGGTATTTTGAGTGTTTGGGTTTTTGTAATGAATTTGAGATTCTGAATCCTAACGCTAGAactcttatttatactaataaATGACTAACCCTCTGCAACGACTCTCTCCTTAGAAATTGACACGTATTTCACTGCATACGTCTCATCTTTAGACTTGCTTCCATGTGTCTTCTTAGCGTGGATATGGCGAAAAAACAGTTGTTCGCCCTAAACTTGCTATTTGCTCCAACTACTGATGTCGAAGTCTTGAATACTTAACTTTGAGATAGAAAATACTAAGTCCGAACTTCAATTTCAAAGTAGTGACTTCGACCTCTTGGGCTAGAATTTTCATGTCGAACTACTCATGACTTCGACATCTTGGGCTAAGATGTCCATATCGAAATACTCCcccaaaatattcaaatttcacTAAGTATTTCACTGAACTCCTTTCTTATTTGTCGAGCTCAATGACGTCGAATTTTCAGGCTAACAAATTGCCCTCCAAAGTTCCACTTTCGACTAACTAGAGATAGGGGCATTTTTTAATCTTCTCATCGTTGTTTTAAGTAGTGCACTGACATTATTGTTATGATGACAACTTTATGAAGACATCACCATAAAATGCGCAACCTCCAAAAACTCATCATGGCTCTAATTTTCCAGGATGACGTGGGCCACGAAGATCAACCGTTTGATTCTGCCTCTACACAAAGAGCACGTGTCCTTGAATATGGCGCCATTTGTCCAAAAGGTAAATTGGAGAGTTTATCTTATTCTTCTTATTTCAAATTCCACTTCTTTCCAAACAAAAtctcttattcaaatcttttttctTCAAACGTCACTTTCACCATCTGCATTAATGGCTTCTTCCACAAAACCAACAAGTTCAAAAATTTCCAAAGAATCTTTGCCCTTTTTTCCAAACTCAAGGTTCCTATTGTTGCTGGAAATAAAGAATATGTTCCAGAACCTCCATTGCAGGAAGAAGAAGCTCGCATCTGGAAATCCCAAGTACTTATCCCTTGttaaatttttggtaaaactcatgcGCTTATGGGTCCACTCCCTGACCTTAAGGCAAACGCTGATAATCTAAAAGAATTTTTCCTTCTTATCACAGAACCAAACCCATTGTTAGTATAGAGAAACCCATTGACTTAGATTACATGAGCGTtactttttgtgtttttttgttttgcGCCTCTGACcaagataaaaaaaaactatattactTGGTTAGACAAGGTTTAAGCTAAGAAGTTGCAAACATGGAAAGACAGAGGCATCTATGAGTTAATCCAACTATCAAGGGTTAGCCCTCCATCCTGTCAAAATTTGCTCGTCGCgacattgtcacttaattgacttatagatAATAGATTATGCATTAATCCATGAACTAATAAAACATTAGTAATAGAAGAGAGAAAACCATTACCAACTGTTATGGAGAATGTAATCTTTCCTTTCTTATTACCTTCGAAACCTACGAAGCTTCAGGATTAAGTTCCATATCTTAGAACATAtgtcttcttcccgtcatgtataTCAATTGTGGTGCTAAGGATGTCTGTAACATATATTAACTTGTCCATAGACACCCATATATTTTTGGGTCCTTTTTAATTAGTTCTCCCAGAGTTTTTAGCGAACTTGGGTCTTTGTGCAGAATAATCATTTTGTGTATGTGCATAAGAGAAATGAGAATAAAGAGCTTTTggtttttccttttttaaaataGGTTTTTCTTTAGGAACATAACCAAATCCTCTTCTTCCATGTGAATATAAGGTTCTTCATGATCAATGATgaatatgttttgatgaagacaaatccaATAGCAACAAGAAGGCAAAGATGATCTTTAATGTTAAAGCATCATGAACAAGACTTTGAATTCAAGCAATTCACATTTCAAGAAAGTATAATAACAATTCTTACCAAACACTAAAGCTTTAGATGCtcaaaatattttatacattttcatCTCTAAAAGTTCTCAAATTATCATGCATAAAAATCTTTGATTCAaatgcataattttttttaaaaaaaaaactgccAGCACTTTTTAATTCAGGTCTAGTTAACTGACTTAACAAAACCTGATGcggtttgaaatttgaataattatttgaaCTTAAAAAAACGTTATGTATTTGTTAAGTCAAGTATCTGTTAAAACCGACTTAACAAGTCTTGTACGAATTTGAAAAAACAACAACTTTTTTAACACCTTTTCATGCACCTCTTTATGAATTCCTTTTAATTTAACTTGCCATTTGTTCATGATATTTTTCCATGACTTTACCATGATTCATAAAGGTGTTATGCTCATATAAATACATAAAACTTCAAATTACAATTTACCTCTtccaatcaaacttttgcattttttAGAAATTCACATCTCAAATACTTAACCTTCATTCAAGGAATTTTCTGCATAATTTTCGTATCATTCATAATAGAAAATTATTGAGCATTCTATACTTTTATGTTTGTGAATTATTGTTATTGTAAGGGAAGATCAATTACATTGATATATCACTCAAAGTGATAATTGTTCCATAAACTTATATATTCAAAAACTCTCGTTATATCACATCTTATTTTTCCAGAATTGTTGGAATTAAGATTATGTATAGTGTAGTCCTTATTTTtctaggattgttggaaacaagagagtataaaggaaaggattgttttcttgttctacgTGTTTGGTTTGTtccttgttatccaggattgttggaagcaagggagTTGAGTTttagaggattgttctcatttcaacttggGTAATCACAAGAGGATTGTCCTTGGTGATTGTGTTGGTCTTGTATAACTCATAACAATAGTAAAATATCTttcgtgttgaaaggggactggaatactctcggattgtgaggggaagcAGGATACAtccttgtgttctttacttttccgcgtataccgctttcacaaatcataaccagaaaCGAAAGTACACATTTCAAAACTCTTGCatcaaaccaaaaaaataagaacaacttgAGTCTCAAAACCAGAAGTTTTTAAAGTACCTAATTCCCACCCCCTTTTAGGCGCACTCTTGAACATACATTCCATTCCTGCTAACTACATTGATAATCAAATCCATTTTACTTCTATCTGTGTTTCTAGCCAAAAATGTCggaaaatatttttcatatttctttATGACATTTTTTGAATCTATTGAAGCTTCTGAAAGAAGTTCTTCCTCAAGTTTAGAACTCTTACTTTGAAGGACAAAATTATCATATTTAAGAATAAAATTTTCTTCATTCAGAGTGGAGAATTATTTCTTAAGCTTATTATATGCTTCAAATTCAAAATACATGGACTAATTTCAGATCCTTGTATTTGTTCTGAAGCGTTTTATACTTTTCTAGAATTTCAAATAAACATGATTCTAATTTAGAATGAGATAtgtcagaaaatacctctttagagtcTGACTCAAATTCAAATTCTTATTGTGTCTTATCACCGGAGGCTTCTGTGCGTGCCATCAGCGCCACGTTTGCTTGCTCTTCCTCAAAGTCATCTTCTTTGAGGATTCAGAGTCATCCCAGGTAGCCATTAGACCTTTATTCTTCTCTCTGAATACTTTCTTATTTGATATTTCTTTTCTCTGTTTGGGACATTCATTTTTGTAGTGACATGGCTCCTTGCACTTAAAACAAGTAATGTCTTTGCTAGCACCGGACTTTTTAAATCCACATGTAGACTCGAAGAGACAACCTGTCCTTCTTGATCCTTTGAACTTGATTTGTCtattcttccagagttggttaactCTTCTGAAAAGAAGAGATAACTATCTTCttctttagaatcttcttcaaattcctctttctcttcaaCTTGAAAGGCTTTAGTCTTTTCAGACTTTCCCATATATCTCAGAGACACATATTTAACTTTTCTTTGAGGCTCATCCTCTTCAAGCTCTATCGCATGACTTCTTTAGGAACTTACAAGTTCTTCAAGAGTGGTGTTGTTTAGATCTTTAAACAGATTCAACGCAGTTATGATAGGCCTCCATCTCTTGGATAAaattctgataatcttcttaacatgatctgCAACAGAGTAACCTTTGTCCATAACCTTCAATCTTGCAACTATagtttgaaaccttgagaacacGTTCACAActatttcatcatcctccattttgaaggcttcatacttttgtATCAAGGCAAGCACCTTATTTTCTTTCACTCGAGCATTTCCTTCACGAGTCATCTTTAATGATTCAAATATAGACTTAGTTGTGTCTCTATTTGTGATTTTATCATACTCAGAATATGATATAGCATTCAACAGAATGGTTCTAGCTTTATGATGATTTCtttaatctttcttttgttgGTCATTCATCACTCTTCTTTTTAACTTGTTACCACTATCATCAATATCAACTACCATATCACATAGATCCACATCATGGCCAAGAAATAAACTTTCAATTATGTCTTTCCAATAGTCAAATTTTTCTCCATCAAAAACTGGGGGTTTGGCACGATAGTGATCTCTGCCATTGTTACCAACGGTTGCAGCTTGTGGTGGGACTCCTGCCATTGTGTTTCAAAAATCTTGATCTTTATCTAACACGGTGAAGTGTTTGATAAACAATCAATACCAGAACCAGAGCTCTGATGTCAATTGAAGTTTaagaaaacacaagaaatgggggttAGAATTGGGTTTccaaaatgaaaatattttgctACCCAAACCAACAAAGAGAGAATTTGGAACAAAAATATTAAACACCGATATTATTATTAGGGGTGGAAAAATGGGTGGTGACCCGTCGGGGcagcccgcgcacccgccaaaaaatggcgggttgggttggaatTTTGGGCCCGCCGCccaccaaagcccgccccgccaaaacctaTCGTCCACCTAAGCGCGCCCCGCCAAAACTTGCCGCCCGCTAAAGCCCGTCTCACATATTTGTTAAGCTTATCTCGCCTTAAGTCCTCccatttttagttaattctagtaattcaaattcttgatggttttattttatacatttatttgtaaatatatgcaatatttttttaggtaaaatttatttaaaagattcTTTATAAAACattgttctaaaaaataattgaaaaatttaattgaaaggtaaaaaaaagactattaatctattaaaaaattaaagaaaaattaaaaaaaaaaggtgggcaagcccgccgcccgccatccCGCCACCTTGGCGGAgcgggcatgatttttatgcccattttacttggcggactTGCCCCCCCCCGCTCGCTTTTTAGCGGACATTAGGCGGGCGCGGGGcggcctgttttgccacccctaattattATCCtagttcgctgttaacgaagttaCCTCTAGTCcatccgccaaggtgattttgccctatcacaaggatttaatccactataatcaaactcGATTACAACCACAAAGACAAACTATCAATGTCTTATTGAGAAATTATGACTATACCTTATTCTCAAGGAAATACAACTCAAAAGTTGAGAAACAAAGTGTGTTACAAGAATGCTTATATGAAAGCAGATTACACAAATTTATCACAAATAtttacaataaaaatattttctataaaaGTGTAAGAACAAAAGTTCCCTGCGTGTATGTTTTTCTTTCTCTCAAAAGTCTCAAGTTATTGCAATTTTCACGTAGAAGTTGTTATTGTTCCATTATTCCAAGACTCCTTTATATAGGAAATGAAAAGATTCGTTGGAGGTGAAGATGTAATTCCATAAATGTATAGTTGTATCCTTGCATAACAGTTTGCAGAAAATGGGAGGCAACATGGTACAATAGTACAACACTTTTCCCTTGAAATCAGTGTAGTGGAAGGAATATTGATCTTATATTGCATACTATGTTCTCTCATAAAACcttttgatcttatcttctaatATTCATAGGCTTGAGAAAGAGAGTTGATGAATCATACATAGAAGAATCAAAGTCTCTATGagagagtcttcagaacttggtATTCAGAGTCTTAATTTAGAGTCAGGTAACACAGTTCTTCAGAATATGTTGAATGCAAGACTTCAGAACTTGATAATATCATATGCTTATCTATAAGAGACATAAACCAAAGCTTTTTGGATGAGCGATAAACAAAAGCATTGAGTAGAGTGGTTGAAAGCTTGATTATCTTTCTAGATCACACCTTATTTTTCTCCTTTGAGTTAGAGTGTTCTAGGTTTAGAGTTTGATGACGTCACGAGTCACATTCTCAGAGTTAGAACTTGTTTACTAGTAGCTGCACACTTAACAAAACCATTAGGGTACAAAGTTGTTCTTTATGAAACTATgtattgttatcattaaaactaaaaTCCAGATGCAGAactaaatcttgttcttacatcCAACTCACCTAGAACGACTTTGAGacatttttgaaaatgttttcttgataaaaataagtttgaaaacatgattatgtatgTGTGTATGATTATCCATGTACTTTTACGAGAAAACCCTTATGTTTTACAATATGTTCACTCAGACGTGTCGAGACAGTCTTTCACATATTTCAAGTCTTATCAGACGTTTTTGTCTTGTTAACACTTACTTGAGTTCACTTGAGATGCAACTTGTGTTAGGTTCTACTTGGTTGCCATCattatagagttttttttttgacagaaaataaatgatattcattcattcaaatcgataaagtacatcgttgcaatacaaattcaaaatcgccaaaaacaaaaaggatgaatctgcgaacaaatccacagcatccatgttaatagcataaaacggcaaattgcatatgcctacaaatattaatgtattgattgtattgagatgtccgaaatattcatgcttccggatctgtagcgttgacggcaccaaagtcattgattgaatctgcattagatcgaaactaatctttcaacctgaaacaaatgaacaccgcacaaaaacgaaaaaacaaaatacccgcacaaagacgagaaatcaaaatacaccacagaaatatgggaacaaaaagaaaaggtgtgaaaatcacttatttaagtaatagataaacaaaaacgatttggaCTACTTTAACTACTTTATGATGTACTTTAGTTATCGTCATTAAGGACTATTTGTCATCATTAGACATTAATTGTCATCATGAAAAGTTGTTGTCCTTTATTAAAGGCATGTCACCTAAACGTAACCTGTAAAATAAGGTTCCACTTAAATATCATAGATGATGACAATAATGAAGTTATGGTCCTACTATGTTTAGACAACTCTTTGGCTTCTTAAGGTACATATGCCACAATAGACCAAATAGTTGATTTTATGTTGGAGGGGTAAGAAAATTTATGAGAAACCCTTTGAAATTTCACCTTCTAGCTTCCAAGAGAATGCTAAGGTACATTAATGAAAATATCCATGATAGAATCTTATTCCCTAAATTCGTGACACCAAACATGCTAGAATTGGAAGATTTCTATGATGTTGACTTGTCTGGGGACAAAGTGGATAAAAGGATAACAACCAAACACATATTGAAGTTTCAAGGATCACCAATGTCTTGGTGATCCAAGAAACAATTTGTTATAGCCTTACCAAACCGTGAACTTGGGTATGTGGCTGGATCTCTAAGTGCTTTCCAAGGAAATTAGATATAATCTTTCATGAACGAGTTTAAGATAAACACTAACATTGTAGTCAAGTTGAAGATAAATAACAAGTAAGGCATCAATCTTGTAAAGAAATTTCATTTGATAtgggaaaataaaatataatatggtaAACTTTCATTATCTTAGAGATCAAGTGAATAAATAAAATCTTATAAGAAAGTATTTATCTACTCATGATCAATGGACGAATTGGTTCACCAAAATTGTTAAAAGAGATAAATTTCTAATGCTTAAGAGAGAAATTTTAATTGTTAGTTTTAATAAGCTTATGATTaggaattaattttgtttaatttaggCTTAAGATTAATCAAAATCATATGTACAACCTAACTAACTACTTATGTTTgcgattattaatttattaagctAGGATGTTGAAAGTTAGATAAAATTAACTAACTTTATTAATTTACTTGCTCAATAAGTAAACCGATTAGGAAgtggaaattaaattataaatccaTATTCCATATTATATTAGAATCAATCAATCCTAATATAATCATTCTACAATTCCTTTCTTTTGAattatttctctttcattagATGCTTGAGTTGCAAGACAACAAGTAATactatatttttataaaacatgtGGCTTAACATCAATTATGGTTGGAGCTTCATCACCGCAATCACTTCCCTTAGTTGAATCAGTGTTAGCAGCGCTATAATTTATTTGCATGTGAGGAAGGAAACCATGATTCCTATAACTCACATCAACAATATGGAGAGTGCAACCACTATTATGCAAAATTGGTTGCTTGGTTTAAGCCTAGAGGAAGATCAATCATATCCATTCGTAGCCTTGATTTAATCGTCTGGTCTTTTTAGCTCAGATATCAGTCATACCCTTTCAATACCCAACCGCTATCTAAGACTATCTCTACTTTTGTATCGAAATGTACATGAAGTCCTAAAAGACTAGAGCAATCACATAATTTCTCATTAACAGACATCAAATCAAGAGCCCACACGAGGTATGTCATTTATATTGTCCTCAGGAtcctaaatttaaataaaattactcACATATGTTAAAGATAAACatatacatattttaaatatAGACATAAGCAGATTAAAGATAAAACAATAGAAAAATGTAATATGAATTATGAAATGAGATTATAACTAAGTACGTGCTCCAATTGAAATTTTTTTCAAGAATGCACAATTGTAGGAAAAATAAAAGTGTTGTAAACTAATATGTGAAGAAAATTAGTAAATGTAAGAGATAATGTAATATGAGGTTACAAGGTGTTTTTATATCCCTAAAGCTATTTAAAATAGCCATAATTCAAAATTAGAGAGACTTAATATCAAAGTGTAACTATTTGGGGAGTGGAAGGGCCAGAAACAAAGCAACAAAATATAGAAAATCCAAAGGTCGTTAGGGACATTATGAACTTAACGTAATGCCCTCAACCTAGTGATATAAAATGCCAATTTTGGGAAGTTTTCCTATGGGGCCATTACGGCCGTAATGGTCATTAGGATCAGATTATAGTGCCCCCTGGTTTTGTGCATTTTCATATGCTCTCTTGTCCAATTTTCAAGCATCTTTTGGTTTCTTTTTCAGTTTGGCTTTTATCCATTTTATCATGACTTTGCACCTTCAAAGCCcctaaaatacaaagaaaacgagTAAAGGGAAGTAAAATAGAACAAAACGAAATGAAAAAACAAGATAAAATgctaaaataaaacccttaaattGATAAAAGTGTAGATTATCAACTTGATATTTCCCGTAATGTGGGCTTGGTAAGTAGATACTTAGAGGAACCAAGGTCATTTCATTTACTTGCTTCTAAAAGAATCTTCAAATACATCAAAGGCGCTACAAACCATGGAATGTTCATGCCAACTCAGGAGAATTAAAGAAGGGAAGCAAGGGCATATGGCTATTTTGATTTAGATTGGGGATGTTATCAAGATGACATGAAGAGTATATTTGGTTACTTGTTCATGATATGGAGAAACTTCAATTTTATGGAGTTCAAATAAGTAAGGAATAGTGGCCATATGTGAAGTGGAATATGTTGCAGCCTATTATGCAGCCTGCCAAGCATTGTGGATTGAAATGCTATTGGAAGAGTTGAATTTTAgtgaagttttgaaaatcaggCTATTAGTTGACAACAAATGAATAATTGATCCAGATAGCTGTCTAATAAGTCATGGTAGGAGCAAGTATATAGAAAGAAAATATCATTCCTAAAAGATCAAGTTGGCAAAGAGAAATTGAAGATTGAATATCGTAAGACTAAACTTCAACACTCAAATATTCTTACCGATTGAAGAAAGCAAGACTTGGAGATCTCAAAGAAATAATGAGAATGAGAATATTAGGTAATGTAAATTAAAAAGAGTATTGACCATATAATTCAGCAATATTGTCAATTTGATTGTGTTGCAAGTAAGTGACGTGCAACCCAATCAAATTATCACAACTTGGTAATTTAAaaaaagggttaatagtaattcaccccctgtaatgttagcgaattttgcttttccccctccctgccttttggcaacggtttttttcaaaaatagttaCGTTGGCTATGTTTTCATTCCAATAAACATTTTATGTACCCTAATTTCATCCAAAATTTCCAGAAAATGCATATATCTTTATATACTTATGCTTATTGTCTTGTGTGTCAAATTATCTCAACAATAtacttattaatattttattgatattgttcaaaataaaaaatactctAACACGAATCAACCAAATATAAAGTGAATATTTTGTTGCATGAATTACAAGAGGCAACAAttatctcaataagaaaagaaaaaaagcgtCAATATTAGTTAATTGACCAAATCAACTACGTTGACTGATTCCAATCTAAAATCACATAATTCCCTAGTTTAGACATCACCTAATCCTAAAACAACATGACATGGCATAATACAATTAGCCATAACAAACAACAATTGCATGTCTAACAAACCACATTGTCATTCCCAAAACAAAACCATTATTCTTTATCCCTAACCTTCCTTTCTGTAAAATAATCAAAACCTTTTCATGATAGCAACTAAGTAATCAACATTAATTATAACAATGACAGGTTCATCAAAAAATGGACGCGACGGAAGCAGCACTCGCGGTAGAAGATACGGAAAATTAAAAAAGAACGACGATGAATTTGACGGATACAACTCCGAGAATCATCCAAGAAAAAATAGCCCAGTTATCACTATCGACGCTCCTCATTTGGATCCTGTCATGGCAGCCGATAACTCTCCATATGATGCTACTCTTTCCCCATTATCGAAATCACCTTGGTCCTCTCATCTCAACGAAGAAGCTGCATCTTCTAGCGAAGATGCTCTTGTTGGTTCATTAGTCCGCGAGGAAGGTCACATTTACTCCCTCGCGGCAACTAAGGATTTATTATACACCGGTTCCGATAGCAAAAACATTCGTGTTTGGAAGAATCAAAAGGAATTCGCGGGGTTTAAATCAAACAGCGGTTTAGTTAAAGCAATTGTTATTGCCGGTGAGAAGATTCTCACCGGCCATCAAGACGGAAGAATCCGTGTATGGAAAGTCTCCGGGAAGAACGAACGGGTTCACAGAAGAGTCGCAACATTGCCGACGCTAAGAAATTATATAAAATGTTCAATGAAACCAAGCAACTACGTCGAAGTTAAAAAACATCGCAACATGTTATGGATTAAACATTATGACGCGATCTCATGTCTAAGTTTAACGGAAGATAATTCGTTAATTTACTCGGCTTCATGGGATAAAACGTTTAAAGTATGGCGTTCTTCGAATTACAAATGTTTGGAATCAGTGACGGCTCATGACGACGCGGTTAACGCGCTTGTCGTCGGATTCGACGTTTTGGTTTTCACCGGCTCAGCCGACGGTACAGTTAAAATGTGGCGACGAGAAATGCAAGGAAAAGCGACGAAGCATTTTTTTTCACAGACGTTGTTGAAACAAGAATGTGCGGTGACAGCTTTAGC encodes the following:
- the LOC131633550 gene encoding protein JINGUBANG-like, translated to MTGSSKNGRDGSSTRGRRYGKLKKNDDEFDGYNSENHPRKNSPVITIDAPHLDPVMAADNSPYDATLSPLSKSPWSSHLNEEAASSSEDALVGSLVREEGHIYSLAATKDLLYTGSDSKNIRVWKNQKEFAGFKSNSGLVKAIVIAGEKILTGHQDGRIRVWKVSGKNERVHRRVATLPTLRNYIKCSMKPSNYVEVKKHRNMLWIKHYDAISCLSLTEDNSLIYSASWDKTFKVWRSSNYKCLESVTAHDDAVNALVVGFDVLVFTGSADGTVKMWRREMQGKATKHFFSQTLLKQECAVTALALNSEGTFLYAGSSDGLVNYWVRETNLEHSGVLRGHKLAVLCLATAGSLLFSGSADMAICVWKRSMSNEHGCMSVLSGHSGPVKCLAAEKDPDAMLNERRWILYSGSLDKSVKVWKVNESAAAPGQQNNHPQLPRASVSGEFPRVSSLRKMGSRRY